One window from the genome of Cottoperca gobio chromosome 15, fCotGob3.1, whole genome shotgun sequence encodes:
- the vox gene encoding ventral homeobox, producing MQIESEGWCPIKADPGQGQPPHSPFDIRWIYRSPNSTANMVKYFSVDWLAQSHQHIAQTVETAPTCRPHIPCMVQPRPPTFGKGYLQPKPKSSKTVEHMEPVESSRQDTSLCSPFHPTSCASPISEISGYSSGYESEAASSDCVSVDEGSDTEKDGPQRRVRTKFTPEQISKLEKIFNKHKYLDAGERVKTAQKMNLTETQVRTWFQNRRMKLKRDVQDYLAPQIPQVMFQRLPPVQYHSVAGQRSHFPATGPAFYPLVLQQQMRPSHHMIHSPHFY from the exons ATGCAAATTGAAAGCGAGGGCTGGTGCCCTATAAAAGCTGACCCTGGCCAGGGGCAGCCACCACATTCTCCCTTTGACATTAGGTGGATTTACAGGTCACCGAACAGCACTGCAAACATGGTGAAATACTTTTCTGTGGACTGGCTGGCCCAGAGCCATCAGCACATCGCGCAAACTGTGGAAACTGCGCCGACCTGCAGACCCCACATTCCCTGCATGGTGCAGCCGCGGCCGCCGACTTTTGGCAAGGGTTACCTGCAGCCAAAACCCAAATCATCAAAGACCGTTGAACACATGGAGCCAGTGGAGAGCAGCAGGCAGGACACCAGCCTTTGCTCACCTTTTCATCCAACAAGTTGCGCCTCACCAA TTTCAGAGATCAGCGGGTATTCCTCAGGCTACGAGAGCGAAGCGGCTTCCTCTGATTGTGTCTCTGTGGATGAGGGGAGCGACACGGAGAAAGACGGACCGCAGCGCCGGGTGCGCACCAAGTTTACCCCGGAGCAGATCAGCAAGCTGGAAAAGATCTTCAACAAGCACAAATACCTGGATGctggagagagagtgaaaacAGCACAGAAGATGAACCTCACAGAAACTCAG GTGAGGACCTGGTTCCAGAACAGGAGGATGAAGCTGAAACGGGACGTGCAGGATTACCTCGCGCCCCAAATCCCGCAGGTGATGTTCCAGCGTCTGCCCCCGGTTCAGTATCATAGCGTGGCCGGACAACGATCCCACTTCCCCGCGACCGGCCCGGCCTTTTACCCGCTGGTCCTCCAGCAGCAGATGCGCCCTTCTCATCACATGATCCACAGCCCACATTTCTACTGA